The genomic window ATCTTCATCGGATCGGAAGCCGACGGCGTGTTCACGCTGTTCGCCTTCCTCTATTTTCTCGCCGGCGTGATGATCATGGGGATCGGGCTGCTGGGCGAATATGTCGGCCGCATCTATCAGGAAGTGCGCAAGCGCCCGCGCTTCCAGATCCGCGCCGTCCACGAAAAGCTGGATACGTAATGCCGGGCATCGTCGTTTTCGCGTATTCCGAAGTCGGGCATGCGTGCCTCGACGAGTTGTTGAAGCGCGGCCACGACGTGCGCCTCGTCGCCACGCATGCGGACGATCCGGGCGAGAACAAGTGGTTCCGCTCGGTCGCCGAGCGCGCGCGCGAAGCGGGGATCGAGACCACGATCCTCGAAGCCAAGGACGGGCCGTGGCTCGAAAACCGCGTCGCCGAGTTGGCACCCGATCTGATCCTCTCCGCCTATTACCGGCGGATGATTCCGATGCGCATTCTCGATCGCGCCGCGCGTGGGGCGGTCAATATGCACGGTTCGTATCTACCCAAATATCGCGGCCGCGCGCCGGCGAATTGGGCGATCTTGCATGGCGAGACGCAGATCGGCGTGACGCTCCATCATATGGTGAAGCGCGCCGACGCGGGCGACATCGTCGATCAGGAAGCGGTCGATATCGGCCCCGAAGAGACGACCGCCGACGTCACCGTCAAATGTGTGGCCGCCGCCCGCCGGGTTTTGGCGCGGCAGATCGATGCGCTATTGGCCGGGACCGCACCGCGCATTCCGCAAGACGAGTCCCAGGCGACGTATTTCGGCGGCCGCAAGCCGGAGGACGGGCGGATCGATTGGACGAAGAAGGCCGCCGATATCGTCAATCTGGTGCGCGCGGTGTCCGAGCCTTATCCCGGCGCGTTCAGCGATGTAAGCGGCAAGCGCCTGTTCGTCTGGCGCGCCAAAGCCGTGCCGGGGCAAGGCAAGCCCGGCACGCTGATTTCGGCCGTTCCGCCGGTGATCGCTTCGGGGCAGGGCGCGGTTCAGCTGATGCGCTGGAACTGGGCGGACCAGCCCAAAGCCGAGGCCGGGGGGCTGGGGCTGGAAACGGGCGCCTCTCTGGGCTAGAAAGCCCGTCTTGTTCACTTTTTCCTAGGCCGTCCTCGTGAGCCTCAAAGTCCTGATTCTCGGCGTCAACGGATTCATCGGTTCGAATCTGTCGAAACGTATCCTCGAGACGACCGACTGGTCGATCTACGGCATGGACGTGCAGCGCGACAAGATCGAGGAGTTCCTCGGCAATCCGCGCTTCAACTACGTCGAAGGTGACATCACGATCAATCGCGAATGGATCCAGTACCACGTCAAGAAATGCGACGTGGTCCTGCCGCTGGTCGCGATCGCCACGCCGATTTCCTATGTGCGCGAACCGCTGCGCGTCTTCGAACTCGATTTCGAAGCGAATCTCGCGATCATTCGCGACTGCGTGAAGTGGAACAAGCGCGTCGTGTTCCCGTCGACGTCGGAAGTCTACGGCATGTCGGCCGACACGCCGTTCGACGAGGAGCATTCGAATTTCGTGCTCGGGCCCACGGGCAAGCAGCGCTGGATCTATTCCTGCTCCAAGCAATTGCTCGACCGCGTGATCCACGCCTACGGCCTCGAAGGCAAGCTGCGCTACACGCTGTTCCGCCCGTTCAACTGGATCGGGCCCAAGCTCGACAATATCTGGGCGGCGAAGGAAGGCTCCTCGCGCGTGCTGACGCAGTTCGTCGGCAATATCGTGCGCGGCGAGAATATCAGCCTGGTCGCCGGCGGCGCCCAGCGCCGTTGCTTCCTTTATATCGACGACGCGATCGATTGCCTCGTGCGCATCATCGCCAACAAGGACGGCTGCGCCGACCAGCGCATCTTCAATATCGGCGAGCCGAAGAACGATTGCTCGGTGCGCGAATTGGCCGAAGCGCTGCTCGACGAGATCGCGCTCTATAAGGGCTTCGACGACGTGCGCAAGAAGGTGAAGCTGATCGACGTCGATCCCGGCGCCTATTACGGCAAGGGCTACGAGGATATTCAAGTCCGCGTGCCCTCGGTCGCGGCGGCGGAGAAATATCTCGGCTGGCGCCCGACGACCGATCTGCGCACCGCGTTGCGCCTGACGCTCGACTATTATCTTCTGTCGAAGTCGCAGGACGCGGGCGATCTCTCGTCCTCGCCGGTGCAATGACGGGGCGCCCGCGCCTCGCCATCAAGATCGACGTCGATACCGACCGGGGGACGCGCGAAGGTATCGCACCCCTGGCGCGCGCGCTCGAAAAGCACAACATCCTCGGCACGTTCCTGTTCTCGATGGGGCCGGACAATACGGGCCGCGCGATCAAGCGCATTTTCCGCCCCGGCTTCTTCGCCAAGGTCAGCCGCACCAGCGTCGTCCAGGTTTACGGTCTACGCACGCTGATGAACGGCGTGCTGCTGCCGGGGCCCGACATCGCCAAGCGCAACGCCAATATGATGCGCGCGATCGCATTGTCGGGTCACGAGACCGGCATCCATTGCTGGGATCATGTCTTCTGGCAGGATGGCTTGGCGACGATGAGCTTGGAGCGCACGCGCCACGAATTCGCCAAGGCGCGCGAAGCCTATGTGCGCGTGTTCGGCCATGCCGCGCGCACGGCGGGCTCGGCGGGCTGGCAGGCCGACGCCAAAAGCCTCGAGGCGTATGACGAAGCGCGGCTCGACTACGCCTCCGACGCGCGCGGGACGGAACCATTCATTCCGCGTGTGGGCGACAAGGTGTTCCGCACGATCCAGATCCCGACGACCTTGCCGACATTGGACGAACTTCTCGGCCGTCCGGAATATCCGGAAGCCGAGTTGGTCGATCGCTATCTCGGTTGGCTGAAGCCGGGCGCCCTCAACACGCTGACCGTCCATGCCGAGCTCGAAGGCATGCGCTACGCCGGGTGGTTCGAGGCCTTGCTGGCGAAGGCCGCCGCGCGCGATGTGGAATTCGTCAATCTCGCGGCCGAGGCCAAAAAGCTCGATCCCGCGAAGCTGCCGGTCGCCGAATTGATCCAGGGTACGGTCGATGGAAGGTCCGGGACGATGGCCGTCCAGGCCCCCTAACTCGTCATCGGCGAAATCTGTTCAAAACCGCGGGAATTGCTCTATACTGCTTTTTTAAGCGGAGCCG from Alphaproteobacteria bacterium includes these protein-coding regions:
- a CDS encoding formyltransferase; translation: MPGIVVFAYSEVGHACLDELLKRGHDVRLVATHADDPGENKWFRSVAERAREAGIETTILEAKDGPWLENRVAELAPDLILSAYYRRMIPMRILDRAARGAVNMHGSYLPKYRGRAPANWAILHGETQIGVTLHHMVKRADAGDIVDQEAVDIGPEETTADVTVKCVAAARRVLARQIDALLAGTAPRIPQDESQATYFGGRKPEDGRIDWTKKAADIVNLVRAVSEPYPGAFSDVSGKRLFVWRAKAVPGQGKPGTLISAVPPVIASGQGAVQLMRWNWADQPKAEAGGLGLETGASLG
- a CDS encoding bifunctional UDP-4-keto-pentose/UDP-xylose synthase gives rise to the protein MSLKVLILGVNGFIGSNLSKRILETTDWSIYGMDVQRDKIEEFLGNPRFNYVEGDITINREWIQYHVKKCDVVLPLVAIATPISYVREPLRVFELDFEANLAIIRDCVKWNKRVVFPSTSEVYGMSADTPFDEEHSNFVLGPTGKQRWIYSCSKQLLDRVIHAYGLEGKLRYTLFRPFNWIGPKLDNIWAAKEGSSRVLTQFVGNIVRGENISLVAGGAQRRCFLYIDDAIDCLVRIIANKDGCADQRIFNIGEPKNDCSVRELAEALLDEIALYKGFDDVRKKVKLIDVDPGAYYGKGYEDIQVRVPSVAAAEKYLGWRPTTDLRTALRLTLDYYLLSKSQDAGDLSSSPVQ
- a CDS encoding 4-deoxy-4-formamido-L-arabinose-phosphoundecaprenol deformylase; the encoded protein is MTGRPRLAIKIDVDTDRGTREGIAPLARALEKHNILGTFLFSMGPDNTGRAIKRIFRPGFFAKVSRTSVVQVYGLRTLMNGVLLPGPDIAKRNANMMRAIALSGHETGIHCWDHVFWQDGLATMSLERTRHEFAKAREAYVRVFGHAARTAGSAGWQADAKSLEAYDEARLDYASDARGTEPFIPRVGDKVFRTIQIPTTLPTLDELLGRPEYPEAELVDRYLGWLKPGALNTLTVHAELEGMRYAGWFEALLAKAAARDVEFVNLAAEAKKLDPAKLPVAELIQGTVDGRSGTMAVQAP